In the genome of Methanobrevibacter ruminantium, one region contains:
- a CDS encoding gamma-glutamylcyclotransferase family protein: MTTLKLTRLNEPNIEKLYEMKSTLRNILEEGDFENLNTILDFQDKDGSFKLFSTYRIPSDARVDFCHEPTYICSSILMKSYLTGDSQLRQKIETPLIRGLECCTMRHLRGHGLYGLEGQMEALNIFKRGGLREFIDLYPELNSKFTEMILNIIKEFEALEREEDFKGPWGEDYKDKILEINKYFNARKVFVYGTLMTGESNHHFLENSTCLGKAAIEGYDMYDVGGWYPAIIPGNARIIGELYEVHENDMTSIDMLEGEGSLYIRKCRETTSKELAYIYEYAQDTEGLEKIDSWKEYIWYVSYGSNMLEERFLCYIEGGCFEGSSSYRDPCEDPTRPLEKRAIDIPYDMYFGNYSTSWEGCGVSFLDTTKDGHALGVAYLITREQFEHVAAEENGGRSPGYGNWYEDIISLGEMDGFEMLTISNDELRPYNEPCEEYLNTLKRGIRENWSEMSEEDIENYLDSCIRG; the protein is encoded by the coding sequence ATGACCACTTTAAAATTAACTAGATTAAACGAACCAAACATTGAAAAACTTTACGAAATGAAATCAACCCTCAGAAACATCCTTGAAGAAGGAGATTTCGAAAATCTAAACACCATATTAGATTTTCAGGACAAGGACGGTAGCTTCAAGCTATTCTCCACTTACAGAATCCCTTCAGATGCAAGGGTTGACTTCTGCCATGAACCAACATACATCTGCTCATCCATTCTTATGAAATCATACTTAACAGGAGATTCTCAATTAAGACAAAAGATTGAAACTCCTCTAATCCGAGGATTGGAATGCTGCACTATGAGACACTTGAGAGGACATGGATTATATGGACTTGAAGGCCAAATGGAAGCTTTAAACATCTTCAAGAGAGGTGGGCTTCGAGAATTCATTGATCTTTATCCTGAACTCAACTCCAAATTCACTGAAATGATACTCAATATCATCAAGGAATTTGAAGCTCTTGAAAGAGAAGAGGATTTCAAAGGACCATGGGGAGAAGACTACAAGGACAAAATCCTTGAAATAAACAAATACTTCAATGCAAGGAAAGTGTTTGTTTACGGAACACTCATGACTGGAGAATCCAATCACCATTTCCTTGAAAACAGCACCTGCTTAGGCAAAGCTGCCATTGAAGGATATGACATGTATGATGTGGGAGGATGGTATCCTGCAATCATACCTGGAAATGCAAGAATCATTGGGGAACTTTACGAAGTTCATGAAAATGACATGACTTCAATAGACATGCTTGAAGGGGAAGGAAGCCTTTACATCCGCAAATGCAGGGAAACTACTAGCAAGGAATTGGCTTACATCTATGAATATGCTCAAGACACTGAAGGACTTGAAAAAATAGATTCATGGAAGGAATACATCTGGTATGTATCCTATGGAAGCAACATGCTAGAAGAAAGATTCCTTTGCTACATCGAAGGAGGATGCTTTGAAGGCAGTTCCTCATATAGAGACCCTTGCGAAGATCCTACAAGACCTCTTGAAAAAAGAGCCATTGACATCCCATACGACATGTACTTTGGAAATTATTCCACTTCATGGGAGGGATGTGGAGTGTCCTTTTTGGATACAACCAAAGATGGCCATGCTTTAGGAGTTGCATATCTCATCACCAGAGAGCAATTCGAGCATGTAGCTGCTGAAGAGAATGGCGGTCGCAGCCCAGGATACGGCAATTGGTATGAGGATATCATATCACTTGGAGAAATGGACGGATTTGAAATGCTTACAATAAGCAATGACGAATTACGCCCATACAACGAACCTTGCGAGGAATACTTGAACACTCTTAAAAGGGGAATCAGGGAAAACTGGAGCGAAATGTCTGAGGAAGACATTGAAAACTACCTTGATAGTTGCATTAGGGGATAA